The Astatotilapia calliptera chromosome 4, fAstCal1.2, whole genome shotgun sequence genome segment GCGTGATTTGCTgttcaaaataatttttatttttcttactttgGGGTTTGGTGCAGGACTTCTAAATTAAACAAGCTgctttagctcctccccctttaaCCTTCTGTAGGTGGCTTAAACAGCAGGTAGATGGATCGCACTCACGTTTTTGTGCCACATTCAACAGAAAAATTCAAAAAGTATGTTGATAAATGTATCTACCTTCAGCTGCAGGGCAAAACTGAGCCACTAGGGGGCCTAATGTCACTTTTCAAAACCAGCTACTAAGCTGCAAGCAGGAAGATGCTTTTTGCAGCTTATTTGGCTTTAAACTGGAGCCAAATAAAATTATTAGTTCtttattattagattattagggctccaaaatgaaataaataatctgCAAGATGAATCTTCAGGCTCTCATCATCACTTTCGgctattttcaaaaatataaattaaatttaaaattccGGATCTCTCTGTTTCATTTTCCAGTGGCAAGGAAGATTCTGGAACTGAAGAAGCATCAGGTGGATCTGGGAGGAGAGTGCAGCATCACAGTGGAGGCCAGGCCGGTTCATCTGATGCTGCCCAAGCTGGTGGAGGTAAAACAAACGACCACAGCGAATCAAAGACGGCGTCGGCCCAGGTTTAGCTGATCTGCTCACGTGTCCCGTCTGTTCCCGCAGATCGACTCTGAGGTTTCTTCTCAGCGTATTTTAATCTCCAACCTGCCCAGAATGGAGACCGAGACTCTGGTGGACAAGCTGGAGATCCATTTCTCCAAAACTAAAAATGGAGGCGGTGAGGTGGCGGACTGTGAATACCTGTCTGACTCTGAGACGGTGGTCCTCACGTTTGCGGAGAACAGTGAGCATCGAATATTTTACCCTCATGTCACAGGGCACAGTTTGTTTAAATGAAACTTCAGAGACAAGAATAACTCTGTGTTTGGTGGATTATGATGTTCTGAGCTGTGCATATAAAGAGTAATCaggattgttgttgttgaccaCCAGCTGATGGACTGTTTCTTTTGTATTAGTTGCCAAACGTGTGGTACAAAATGAGTTCCATGACTTGAGTGTCCAAAAGAAGAAGCACACAGTGAGAGTGACGCCTTTCCTCAACGGGAAAATTTCAAACCTGAAGGTAAGCACATTTATCAGATTATCTGTATCTGCTCTTACTGAAAttctaataaaatatattttaataaatttgagggttttgtgtgtgtgtgtgtgtgtgtgtggtggatcGTCCATCAGACCAAGATGACGCAGTGTCCTCGGGCGGTAATGCTGACAGGAATACCCGACATCATGGAGCGGGAAACTCTGCAGGACCTGCTAGAAATCCACTTCCAGAAAAACACCAACGGCGGGGGAGAAATCGAAGCTTTCCTCTACAACCCGCTGGGAGAGCACacctctgctgtgtttggaggCGTCACACCAGACTCTGAGGATGAAGAACAGTAGATCCACCACTGCTGCTTGGACAAAGGTTCAGGGTTAATATCATCTACCAGAAATGAGGACCGGAACTTGTTTTTGTCCCTTGCTTGAGGGAAGTCAGCATAAATTTATAAAAGTTATTATTCAAAGGGGATTTTTGGCGTCAGAAAAAGTGGGTGGTAATTTTTCTATGATTGCAGAGATTCAAGTGAAAGTGTATCTATAAAGTATTTAACCTGGGTAAATACTGTGGTATTATAGTCATGCAATACATCTTGATTATATTGCATTTACATAAACTGCTGATGAAACAATTTCCAGTCTTAGTGCAgacaaatgtaaaatattaaactgtatgaaatgaagttttttttcctgctaaaatagaaaaaaaaaaaagtttagtagTTGTGCCAtatctcattttttttctttctgtgaaaaAGATGGCGGCGTCCATCTTTAGTTACTGGAGAAGCGTCTGGATTTCTGAATGCAAAGCAACtgaattacttatttttaagaAGATTGCCTTGTTGGATGTCGTGGGCTCCATTTTATTGTAttcataaaagaataaaagttaaTTGTGAGAAAATCCTCTTTGGACATTTGGTGCTTTTTGACACGCTTGTATTTGATAGTGGACAGATAACCCCGACCAATTAAATTAATCAAAGATAAAAAGGCAACTTATAAAGCCAATTTCACACCgtgtctttaggcactttgttactagcagcctgtcacataAACagtaatttgttcccattttttCAGATCAACCACAAAAGATGCCAAAGATAACTGACAAGCACGAAATTGtaattttgcaccaacaaggatTTCCCAGAgtttttagctgaaaacatgGTGTGCATGCAGTCTGTCCTTAAAATTACAAACTAAAAAAAGtggaggggaaaaacaaaaaaaaaaaaaaaaaaccctgacagCAGATGCCATGTTTTAAGGGAAAAAGACAATCCAGCAAAGACTTGGCAGAAGACCTGAGAGATCTGGACCTTCAGCTGGTCCATCTACTGCTCACTGAAGCCTCGACACAAACGTCTTGTAGATGAGCAGCTGTGAAGAGGCTATTCTTAAGGAAAGTGGGGGAAAAGTCAGAGATattccaaattacacaagaactggactgaaaatctgtgGCAAAAGATCTGATGGAGTGAAGAAtccaaattttaaatatttggtttAATCTTTGTCAGTATTTACAGACGAGGCACAACAGACGTACGACAGGAAgcgtctacagccatctgtaaacacAATGGAGCCTCTGTCGTGGTTTCAGCCTGTGGTCTTGGAgattttgtcaaaattgatggaattacaaacacagaaaagtaccacGTTTTGatccatctggaaagcatcagGGTTTGACCTCCTCACAGTCTGGACGTATGAGATCATCTTGACAGGATGGAACAACTTGCAGAGGTCTGAATGTCCTTCCACAAGCCCAAAGAAATCACAAGAAAGCGCACCTACGACAGTTCAGGATGTGTTGAGGAATAAAGGCGGTCACAGCAaacattgactttcaagcttgttagaattggtTTTGCACAATAACATGAAAGACattcaccagccactttatcaGGTGCACAcattcaactgcttgttaaggctgctgatgctgctgtaAGTGTGAGGGATTGCATCTGTTTGATCGCCACAGCCTGAGTATTGCTGCTCACCGCATTGTACCCATCTTCTAATGGTTCCTTCAGTCACACCACAAAGCTTAAATCATAAATTCATCACCAAAACACTGATtaaatgattattattaatatcatCTAGAAGAACTTTTAATCAAATGCTAAATTTAAATAcagatgattttttaaaaaaaccccaaaaacaaacaaaggaccCACTGAACTCAACCTGGCtttattgtaaaaacaaaaacagccaaataaagctaacagcacatttaaaaaactaaacagatattgctttacatatccagctACATCCCCTAAAGACAAAATCAGCAGCTTTAAATGGAcagatgaagaagaagctgaCAGACAGATCAGGCACTTGGACAGAGGAGACTTACAGCGTGTACAAATATAGCAGAGAAAGTCACAGCTAAACACATGGTGACACAGTCAAGTACTCTGGAAGACAGTCGGCTGAATTTCACATCACAACGAGGAGgaaaaattataatttaaaactCTCTAAAATAACAGGTCTATTTGCTACCGTACAGTATTTTTCAGGAGTGCAGCATCTAACAGTCTCTCTCGTCTGCAGCGTGTCGGCGTTCAGCAGTCCTTCTGTTTGTGCGTGCTGCTGCTTGCTCAAATCTTTTTTTGTGCTGTCAAAGTCTTTACAAATAAAACCAACAAACATTAAAACCCACTCATGATTATTTTCTAAAAAGCCGAGTCACACACAGATGTTACAACTAAGCTTAGTGCAAACTCTGGTGTCCAAGCGACGTGGCCCCATGAAAAATTACAGATCAGTTCGCCAAGTACACGACAATAAGAAATAACACATCCTTACAAGGTTGGCTATTCCAGTTTTGGCTACTCACATGTAACAGTTAAAGGTTTTAGGTTAAATACCACGAGCTAATAtcaactgctgttgtgacatTCACCTTAATTCATTTGTTGATGAGTAACAGCAACTACCAAAGTCTTAAACACCAAATACAAACCTGTAGCTTGTGACTACGACACCTGAAACATGTCAAATTATGTGCCTGTTTGTTAATGCTGGGctgattaaaatgaaagtatGAGCATCTGAGTGAAGTTTAGTCTGTATTAATGCTGTGAATcatgttaatatttaaaatctcttttttcccctccaacaATTACAATTTTCTTCGGACTTGATATCGGCAAACGTCGCCGTTAGTATTGCTGCATTCAAACCACCAACTGGTTTTCTGAGACAGTAACATCCGTGAAAGGCGTCCAAaaagacaggaagagagaggcGTCTGTGTCCCCGAGTGACAAAGCAGGAGTGCATTCATTGGATGAAAGGAGTGCGGTGGGTGCGGGGGGAGGGGATGGGTCGCTGTTGGTTGTCCCAAACTGAAATCAGCGGATTAAATGTTGATACAACCGGCATGTGCAAAGTAGCTGTTTAAACAACCAGTGGAGCCCATTCACTTGGTGTGCGTCCGTACTGCAGGAAACACAAGGAAGCAAAAGAGGAGagggaaacaaataaatacagaggAAGGAAATGTGGgcgtgaaataaaaaataaattcacatATAGAAAGTCACAGGATAAGCTaggcctgcaacaagtgctgtTATTCCAATAGCAGACTGTCATAAAACAAGTCATAAATAAATACTCTTTCAATATCATGTTTTACTGATTATTGATCTGAGAAAGAAGAATATCTGTCGGACTGATCGGCATCAAGGTCGGAtgtgttaaagaaaaacaaaacatgcatggGTGTGTTTTGCGTCTTTTCCCTCACATAAACTAAACGGGCACAGCTCTGAGGCCTAAAGAGTGTAGCCAGTGCAGAAGAGCTTTAAGCCAGAGttctttttaatggccagcagggggcgacttctCTGGCTGCAAAGAGTTGATGTTTATGGGAATTTGATCGTCCTTGCTCAGTGATCTCAGTGACTTCATAGGCTCGGGTTCtagttaaatatttaatagAACCTGAAATCTTTCGTAAACATTGGTCCTTCTACAACTAAAAGGAGAGTTATCTATAATATGCTCACATGCCACAGTGGCTACGTCCATCTTCTATTCTGTGGgtgagagagtatgcatagaCAATAGCTTCTTGTGACTCAGCATGCACACGTTTGGAGTTTTGGTTCTGTTTACATACACTAAATTTAATCTGaagcctaataattctgcacatcTGTGCGCATGCCTTGCTGAAAGAGAACAGTGTGCAGAAGAGGTCTAATGAAAATACTACACATTTCTGCCTTCGTGTGGATACACTTTAGGAATCTGGACCCTGTATTTTTCAGTTCCCTCTTGCTGCCACTTGGAAGCAGCAGCATTCAAGTTCCCTTGATCACTTTAAAGATGCTCCAAGTGCCTAATACTTAGATTTGGGATATAAATGTGGTGACGCTCTTACCTGAATATCAGTAAGCTCTTTGTAGAACCTTTTGGCCAGATCTGGACCGTTCTGCATGGTGGGGATCTGGTACATCTGagagaaaacagaaggaaataTTGACGTTATTGGTGATTTCCATGGATTCCTCACACCGTCaaacatgaatatttaaaaacgAACACTTTCCACATGATTATTTGTCCACAAATGTTGCCTGATGACTCAGCAAAgcagaaaaattaaatattcatgTTTGATAATGGGCCACAGGAAACCCCGCAACGTCACTATTACTCATGAAAAATAAGCAGCATCAGAACCAGGAGATGAACTCCCACCTTTCCTTTGTAGAGGAGGCTGCCGACGGGGCAGACGACGCAGGCCGTCCCTGCACCAAACACCTCCAGGACTCGCCCGGCATCCAGAGCTCCAAGCAGCTCCTTCATGCCCATAGTCCGCTCCGTGACTTTAAACTCTCcctgacagaaacacacaaagaaagaattttttttattttatttttttttattgctgcacTACATTCAAATGTAGAAGTTGGAAATCCCAATCGTAATCTTTCAGCTGGAATGCCTCATTAAATTCCCACCTGGCAACCCGGAGAAGCCCGACCAACCAAAATAATTTGTTCAAGACAATTTCTGAAACTAGGAAACGCTCGTCTGCAAAAAAATGACACCACTGAACATCATGCTGGGAAATGCTAACAAGCACTGGGATGCTACAAACTAACTAAGACTCAGACTAAAAATGAGACTCCTTTTGTTCTATTTCTGCTTATCCTGCATCTGTGCTGGACTTTCAGTGTGGGCGGGGCTCCGGCAGCTGTCTTGTTGACCTAACAGCGGTCTCTTACCCAGGATCTTCCCAGGTCCAGCAGCGACTGTCTGGTCACTCCTGGGAGAATAATGCCATCCAGCGGCGGGGTCACCAGCTCTTTCTCTGCATCCACAGAGGAAAAATTCACAAGAGCAGGTTTAAACTGTGTGAACAATAAAAAGATGACTGGGTGAAAAAACAACCAAATATGAACAAAAAGAATCTGACCTCCTTTCTCATTGGTCCAGTAGATAAAGAGGTTCATGGTGCCGACCTCGGTGATCTCCTCATCTTGTCCATACAGCCAGAGGACCTGCTGACAGCCTCGCTTCACTGCCTCGTTCTGCACCGCTATTGTGGGGCCGTAGTTACTGGAAAGAAGTTAAATAAGACAGACAGCCTGATTTATTACATATGAACAGAGCGGCTTGGACtgaaaaacataatataaaGACATTGGTGTAATGCATGTTTTGCACACCAGGTGGCAGTCAGTGGTAGTGGGGCCATACATCTATGAATGGGGCTATTCTGAGGGTGACTCGTGCAGGTGTGTTGCATGGCAGGAGGCACGCAGGTAAGAAGCAAGATACAACAtgcaaataataaatgaaaactgCTGATGTCGACAAGACGGGTCAGACATCAGTGCCAACATGCAGCACCggtgatttacaaataaaactcTACAACATCCTCCACAGAGACTGAAATGAACACAAGAGTATTAGCACATTTTCTCtccttgtttttcatttaaataacatATTTAGTCATCAATTAGAAGCCTTACACCGCCAAGATCACAACCTGTAACCAAAGTAAAGTCACACAATCCAACAATAATTAATTTCAAGAAGTGAGGAAGACACGGTGACATGTCAGGTTTTCAGTCCAAAGAATGATGACAGAGCAACCGTTGTTGTGCACAGGCACCAGCACCCAAAGaaaaggtgtttgtgctgacgaGGAAGCATCCTGTTAATGTCACGACTGTTAGAAGGAACATTGTGAGAACCACAGAACCGCAATCATTTCTGGATTGACAACAATAAACAATGAACAATGGTGTTAAGAACCCAGCCTTGAGTTGTGCTCGGCTGCCAGCTCTTTCTGAGCGTCACTAAGTTCAAGCTGCGTTAGCTTTGAGTGAAGGATACAGACACCCTGACGTACAGCCCTCTGTGATATTCTGCTTTAATGTCAGGAATGCAGACCGGCTCGACTGACGTAGCAGAGCTGTAGCTCTGTGCTTTGAAATATGTCTCCATGAGTTCAACATAGTGTATGGTGTGCAGTGCAGCGAGGAGTCCCTCAGACATCTACACTGGAGAAACTAAACAGCCACTCCATgaacgcatggcacaacatagaagagccacctcgatGGGACAAGACTAAGATGTACAtatgcatctaaaggtcaaaggtcactctttcgaggatgcaaacgttcacattttggaccaagaacacagatggtttgaaaggagagtgaaagaagccatctatgccCACTGCGAACGACCTTCTTCGAACACACATGATAAGGTGAGGCAAGGTCTCACAACGGTTTCACCTGTGACCTCAGCTGATAATGACCCACAGCTTTTTTCACACCTCATGTGGTGATGCAAACAATCAATAGTGGGTCAACAACCCTTTTAAGTGAAAACTCCCTCAAGGGCTTAAATACCTGAATTCTTCACCTTTCGTCTTAGAACTGAGGAAACGTCTCGAACGAGAGGTGAAACGCCTTCAAGCAGCAGTGCAGACACGTTGTGATGAAAGCACGAATGAGACATTCACAAATCTTCAAAGATAAAATGGATTTGATTCTGGATAAAAGcctcaaatgataaaaacaaatagcTTTAATAAAGGATTTTATCTGCTTGTCTAGTATAAAAATCACAGTCCAGTTCCAACTACACTGCTCGACTGATGTGCTCTGGCTTTAGTGATCATATCTAAAACGTCAGCATCAATCAGGCTCTACTTTCTGTACCAGTAAATGCACAATAACATTTAAACAATTAGCTAAACAAGACTGCAAAGCTCTTAATCTACACAGACTAGAAACCTCCAGCTAGGCTGAAAATTCCTTTCAGACCATGCATGAAGTGAGTCCTGGGATCTAAAAGGAAACCTGGATCTGGATTAGTTTTTGATATTTTCTTCAGAGCACTGAGATGAAATTTCACAGTGTTTCTTATTTCAGTTTGATATGAATATGTGAAGATATAAGTTAAATTTTGCCATATCTTGTACTAAAAAGTAACCAATAAAATAAACTCCTTAGCAGAGGTAACAAACAACGTAAGCCCACCGAATTACTCTCAGCTCCACTGGAGTCATGTGACTACTGCTGCTAAATCAGGCCCGACAGCTGAAGTGTTTACTCCACTTTGATGGAGGagagcagatttgttggcttAGCGAATCGAGTGGGTGTTCAGCGGTGTTACGTAATCACGCCGGAGCCGAGCAGGTGCTGATGTAGGACAGCAGAGTCATGTGGAAGCAGGGCCGTGATTACAGGCTGCATGGAATCAGGGGAGATTATAGGAACGCCGATTTGTCTCCTCAGTCTCGTGATTATTTTTGACCTAACTGCAGATGTTTTCAAAAGCACAGGTGATGGTCCAGACCATTAATGTTCCAGCTGAAGCCATTGTACGGTTAATGCTGAATATTTTAAGGCTGATTTTAATGCAAATACGCCACCTAAAATATCACACAAGCTCTTTCCTTTTTGACACTCAGGCCGGCTTTCTCATCTCCACCAGGAAAGTGAATAATCTGCACAGCTGGGCTCCATCCAGATCCACtgctgaatgaaaacacagctgtGGTGTGGAGCACTGCAGAAAGTCCACCTGAACATTACAGAGCCGTGAAGCTGGTAAACTGcctcagattttttaaaatacttttaaaaaatgtattttatactgttttttttatacttctTTCTGCTTGTTTGGGTTCCATATCGTCAGTAAATTAGTTTCAACTTTGTTTACCGGTTTCTCTCAGAAGTCCTTCAAACTCAATTGTGTTGAATTGTTCTTTTTATGCACAAAATCGACTCATAACCACAGCAAGACAGACACCAAATGCACACTTAAGGGTAAAAACTTACCCTCCCATCTTGTAGGCCCCAACACCTCCTTTCCAAGCTCTCACAAACGCAGGGTCTGCCAGCAGGGACACTGGGTTGAAGGACCCCGTTGAAAAGTACGGCCCGACTGGGCCGATGATGACGAAGATCATAGCTTTTCCTGGACGAGACACGCCAAGAGACGGCTGGATGTGAGGTAAGAAAAGACAAGAGGAGACTGTTAATGAGGAGAAGGACATTTCAAGCACATCCTGGCTGACGTGGAACCTGCACAGGCCTTTTAGTGAAACTAAAGCTCACCTCGGTTCCAATGTAAGTGGGTCTGATATAGAGGCTGGCATCCTGGGAGTAGGGGACCCACTCCTGGTCGATCTCCACCAGCTTCTTGATACACTCCAGCAGTTCTCCTTTATCAAACAGCTGCACAAGGAAAAGACATTCAACAGTAAGCTTTCACCATTAATCTGGCTAATATAATATCATCCAAATGACTCTGGCTGTGGTGGAGAGGAGGTTGCTTACAAACTCTTATCCGTCTACTCCCGCGCTCTCTGCACTACTTACTTTCTCCGGCAGACGGTTTCATCTTGGCAGCCACGAGGACAGATACTAATCGCTGTCATTACCTCACGCCCTCACTTTATAAGCCATCTTATCTGTATAGTAGAGAATTACCTGTTCTCTCATATCATCATTCAGTGTATTTTCACCCTGCACTCTATCACACTGAGCTTCTTTAATGCTGACATTTGCTGGTGCTGGAATGACCAAATTTAAATGtagattagattaaatgtaATGATCCTTTATTATTTATCCTTTATGTAGTCAACATTTTACAAAGCATGTGACTgcattttatttagatttttatttactgagagtctttcttctttttgcaaattttcttatattttattgctGTATTCTACTTTATTATAAGCTGTACTTAATTTTTTGGCTGCAGTAACACAAGAATATCCTATCTTTGGAGAAATATACATGAGGTAAAATCTtttcaacacaaaaacacaaaaattaaacaagtgtcaCAAATTAACATTATAATTCTCTCGGTTAATTTATTCATGACGTGTCAGTGATGGATTCTAGAGGGCATAAACATAAAGCATAAATAGGAAAACAGCTGAGCCCACATGTTCAGTATCTACGATCCTCCCTGTTTGTCTTTACTTCTAACAGCAGCCAGGCTCTCCATTGGAGGCagaacagaaagacaaacagaagTCTTGTTCTCCAGAAGGCTATGTCTAGCGTGacatagggctgggcgatatgg includes the following:
- the bcat2 gene encoding branched-chain-amino-acid aminotransferase, mitochondrial isoform X2, whose product is MAALRTALHGRRLQTFPFSFGSQRFASSFKAASLTIERNTECKPKPEPSTLLFGKQFSDHMLTINWSEKGGWESPQIKPFQNLSLHPASSALHYSIELFEGMKAYRGVDNHIRLFRPMLNMERMHRSADRSSLPLFDKGELLECIKKLVEIDQEWVPYSQDASLYIRPTYIGTEPSLGVSRPGKAMIFVIIGPVGPYFSTGSFNPVSLLADPAFVRAWKGGVGAYKMGGNYGPTIAVQNEAVKRGCQQVLWLYGQDEEITEVGTMNLFIYWTNEKGEKELVTPPLDGIILPGVTRQSLLDLGRSWGEFKVTERTMGMKELLGALDAGRVLEVFGAGTACVVCPVGSLLYKGKMYQIPTMQNGPDLAKRFYKELTDIQYGRTPSEWAPLVV
- the bcat2 gene encoding branched-chain-amino-acid aminotransferase, mitochondrial isoform X1, coding for MFNHHQLSFCACCVNNSNFKKTITVFVACSALVRLLPSFFFSTRVRLAFPSPSQAASLTIERNTECKPKPEPSTLLFGKQFSDHMLTINWSEKGGWESPQIKPFQNLSLHPASSALHYSIELFEGMKAYRGVDNHIRLFRPMLNMERMHRSADRSSLPLFDKGELLECIKKLVEIDQEWVPYSQDASLYIRPTYIGTEPSLGVSRPGKAMIFVIIGPVGPYFSTGSFNPVSLLADPAFVRAWKGGVGAYKMGGNYGPTIAVQNEAVKRGCQQVLWLYGQDEEITEVGTMNLFIYWTNEKGEKELVTPPLDGIILPGVTRQSLLDLGRSWGEFKVTERTMGMKELLGALDAGRVLEVFGAGTACVVCPVGSLLYKGKMYQIPTMQNGPDLAKRFYKELTDIQYGRTPSEWAPLVV
- the ifi35 gene encoding interferon-induced 35 kDa protein, yielding MSSDEDFSLVPDSQSEDTLEGIKASIKNYKKKYDQLMEETKELTKTIQDRRDLKQQFKHRTDKLTQDLEADKRSYGDQLANEKSKLDLLKQEELKLVAEIKETNAAIKEEEANKKHLMQQADVFTSVPERDMVFKGATGNANNKQEFEMKPHIVYPMDGGTALITFEEEVVARKILELKKHQVDLGGECSITVEARPVHLMLPKLVEIDSEVSSQRILISNLPRMETETLVDKLEIHFSKTKNGGGEVADCEYLSDSETVVLTFAENIAKRVVQNEFHDLSVQKKKHTVRVTPFLNGKISNLKTKMTQCPRAVMLTGIPDIMERETLQDLLEIHFQKNTNGGGEIEAFLYNPLGEHTSAVFGGVTPDSEDEEQ